GACCTCGTGCACGCGGTCAAGCCGGAGCCGCACCACGGCATGCCCCAAGCGGGCTCCGCACACGATACGTTCTGGGATTTCGCCGGCCTGATGCCCGAGATCACGCACATGCTGATGTGGGTCATGAGCGACCGAGCGATTCCGCGCAGCTACCGCATGATGCAGGGCTTCGGCATACACACCTTCCGGCTGGTCAATGCGCAGGGCGCGTCGGTGTTCGTCAAGTTTCACTGGAACCCGGTTGCCGGCACGCATTCAGTGGTGTGGGACGAGGCGGTCAAGTTGAGCGGCGCTGATTCCGATTTTCATCGCCGCGATCTGTGGGAAGCCATCGAGTCCGGCGCCTTCCCCGAGTGGGAAATGCAGTTGCAAATCTTCACCGAGGAGCAGGCCGAAAGCTTCAGCTTCGACGTGCTCGATGCAACTAAGATCGTGCCCGAAGAACTGGTGCCGCTGCGACCGGTCGGGCGCATGGTGCTCAATCGCAACCCCGACAACTTCTTCGCCGAGACCGAGCAGGTCGCGTTCTGCACGCAGCATGTCGTGCCCGGAATCGATTTCAGCAACGATCCGTTGCTGCAAGGACGCAACTTCAGCTATCACGACACGCAGTTGACGCGGCTCGGCGGCCCGAACTTCAATCAGATTCCGATCAACGCGTCAGTGGCGCAGGTGCACAACAACCAGCGCGACGGCTTTCATCAGATGGGCATCCCGCGCGGCCGCGTCGCCTACGAGCCCAACTCGCTCGGCGGCGGCTGCCCGTTCCAGGCCGGCGTGAAGGGCTTCATGTCGTTCCCGCAGCCGATGCAGGAAGACAAGGTGCGCGCCAAGCCGGAAAAGTTCGCCGACCATTTCACGCAGGCGCGGCTTTTCTGGAACAGTCAGTCGGCGCCGGAAAAAGCACACATCGTCGCGGC
This region of Burkholderiales bacterium genomic DNA includes:
- a CDS encoding catalase, producing the protein DLVHAVKPEPHHGMPQAGSAHDTFWDFAGLMPEITHMLMWVMSDRAIPRSYRMMQGFGIHTFRLVNAQGASVFVKFHWNPVAGTHSVVWDEAVKLSGADSDFHRRDLWEAIESGAFPEWEMQLQIFTEEQAESFSFDVLDATKIVPEELVPLRPVGRMVLNRNPDNFFAETEQVAFCTQHVVPGIDFSNDPLLQGRNFSYHDTQLTRLGGPNFNQIPINASVAQVHNNQRDGFHQMGIPRGRVAYEPNSLGGGCPFQAGVKGFMSFPQPMQEDKVRAKPEKFADHFTQARLFWNSQSAPEKAHIVAAFRFELTRVQTNAVRERILSMLANVDDELVGRIADGLGMEVPEPMPKALENPAAPEVEASPALSLMFRPGDGSVRTRRVAVIVGEGVAGDSLLAVYQALAEAGATPRFVGKKLGVVQTQGAEISVETSLEAAPPVLFDALVLPDGNDLKALATDGHVMDYIKDQYRHCKPILALGASSDLLEGAGVFVKLPSGEADPGLVLASSDDVDEAIDDFILALGKHRHFERETDPPVV